Sequence from the Methanobrevibacter thaueri genome:
TGAGTAAGTTTTCAGTATCACATAATGCAATAACTGGAATACCATTTTGTTTGGATTCCAAGATAGCCTGTGCGTCAGATCTTGGGTCAGTTACTACAATGATTTTTGGTTCAATGAATTTAGCGTAATTTGGGTTTGTTAAGGTACCTGGGATGAATCTTCCAGGAATGGTTTTAGCACCGGTTAACTCTCCGAATTTTTTAACAGGAGCTTGACCGTATTGACGGGTAGCCACTACTAAAATGTCTTCAGGGTCGTATTTTGCTAATAATTTTGCGATTTGTCTGATTCTTTCATCAGTTTTTTGAATGTCCAATACATATAAACCGTCAGATCTTACTCTGAATATGTATTTTTCCATGTCACTAGTTTTTTGCTGGGTACCGATGTGTAATCCAGCAGCTAAATAATTATCTAAGTCAATTAAAAGTTCTTCATTTACCATATTTTCACCTACAATTTAAAAATCATCTTCAATTTGAATACATTCGTTAGGACAAACGTCCATACATACTTCACAATAACTACATTCTTCAGGGTCGACAATCTCAATTTTGTCTCCTTTAAGAACTAATACTTCCATTGGGCAAACGTCAGCACATTCAGCGCAGTCTGCACCATCACATTTATCATAATCAAGAATTACTTTTGACATAATACTCTCCCCTATTTTAAAATTTGCCCATTCTAGGATTTGGAAGTTCCTCCTCAATACGGATCAGCTCGTTGAGTTTTGCTATTCTCTCACCGCCAATGGCTCCGGTCTTAATCATTGGAGAGTTAAAACCAACGGCCAGATGAGCGATTGTCTCATCAGTGGTTTCCCCAGATCTGTGGGAAACAACAGGCACAATACCGTTTTCCTTTGCCAACTTGACAGTTGCATGGGTTTCGGACAATGAACCTATCTGGTTAGGCTTGATAATGATTGCGTTTGCAGCATTCATCTCAATTCCCTTGGCCAATAGCTCCTTGTTGGTCACGAATAAATCGTCTCCACAAACGAGACATTTGTCGCCAACCTTGGCAGTCAATTGAGCAAACCCTTCGAAGTCTGACTCGTCAAATGGGTCTTCTACATAAAACATATTATAAGTATCAATAATATCTTTTACGAAATCAATTTGATCACCAGTATCTCTTTTGATACCGTCTTGAGCATAAATATATTTCTGCTCGTTTCCATCCCATAATTCGGATGCAGCCATAT
This genomic interval carries:
- the rpsB gene encoding 30S ribosomal protein S2, whose protein sequence is MVNEELLIDLDNYLAAGLHIGTQQKTSDMEKYIFRVRSDGLYVLDIQKTDERIRQIAKLLAKYDPEDILVVATRQYGQAPVKKFGELTGAKTIPGRFIPGTLTNPNYAKFIEPKIIVVTDPRSDAQAILESKQNGIPVIALCDTENLLSFVDIAVPVNNKGRKAIALVYWLLARQILRERGDIPEDGDLDIDATEFELKF
- a CDS encoding 4Fe-4S binding protein; translation: MSKVILDYDKCDGADCAECADVCPMEVLVLKGDKIEIVDPEECSYCEVCMDVCPNECIQIEDDF